In a single window of the Lodderomyces elongisporus chromosome 4, complete sequence genome:
- the OCA5 gene encoding Protein required for Brome mosaic virus replication, translating into MPCDPKTSTISPHLAESEQFNTVNVPESSANINIPSQNSHHQQQQQQQQQQQQQQQQQQQQQQQQQQLQQLQHHNHHQQTSSHPQHTHNGALGYSSSPSEGPKPSFNYDLEIFNLCKQYLNNKNHHGLALIARQKGIPPFLRFKAWPVLLKYHPFVLDPFIQPDNEVINEGNESDSSSSTSSSSSSSSYSSFSKDSGSRNSSSNGTQRSHEQASYNARSDTENRIKKDISRYVQRIFGSSSTELPSLDREILDVIENAVKKFTLKWGKIIKYDLSLLWMALNLAEWIPPLPKTPWVLVGRDQNSHPKLTHNVLDDYTHYIDNIPGLGNYLEELIYNDEHISSLAFHEVYERLVLVLLHCPEPDSRKQTSQNGSTGGKGDVASNDHHNHHNHHHYHHHHQQDQLNKTRLPVTGGTIEERVSFFIFCLRKLLPELSQYFHEEQILSKFGCSDDEWLIWWLKFCGTKAWSKFDRGRIWDFMLGWRLKNPKKNFNYYYEKLNYVNRDTLEKLGPDIFWTLNSEKTERPKMNPRNNSFRDLVHELNCNFHISRADFNQQLQSDSSKSKIVSPASDAPALTIPFSTIDPHVALIFISISLLKSKENTLVELDQHEIRQFLSRLPSKSYEYNHKQRKRLNNNGNDPSSVRSSKPSSPSEEKTLNTIIISNDAQDNKHKINFIDSIINEAGEEWRKWLWTEFVDDG; encoded by the exons ATGCCt TGTGAT CCCAAga CAAGTACAATCAGCCCACATTTGGCAGAACTGGAGCAGTTTAATACAGTTAATGTTCCAGAAAGTAGTgccaacatcaacattcCATCACAAAATAGTCACcaccaacagcagcaacagcaacaacagcaacaacagcaacaacagcaacaacagcaacaacagcaacaacagcaacaacagctacaacagctacaacatcacaatcatcatcagcaaACTTCTCTGCATCCACAGCATACTCATAATGGTGCTCTAGGTTACAGCAGTCTGCCGTCAGAAGGTCCAAAACCTTCTTTCAATTACGACCTCGAGATATTCAATTTATGCAAACAATATCTAAATAACAAGAACCATCATGGTCTAGCCTTGATTGCTAGACAGAAAGGTATCCCACCATTTCTACGCTTCAAAGCATGGCCAGTATTACTCAAATACCATCCATTTGTCCTTGACCCATTTATTCAACCAGATAACGAAGTCATAAATGAAGGTAACGAACTGGACTCCTCGTCGTcgacttcttcttcttcttcttcatcttcttacTCATCTTTTTCGAAAGATAGTGGTTCAAGGAATAGCTCCTCAAACGGTACACAGCGTCTGCACGAACAAGCCAGTTATAATGCGCGATCCGATACTGAAAATAGGATCAAGAAGGACATTTCAAGGTATGTGCAAAGAATATTTGGCTCGCTGTCGACTGAATTGCCATCTTTAGACCGGGAAATTCTCGATGTTATTGAAAATGCAGTAAAGAAGTTTACATTAAAGTGGGGCAAAATTATCAAATACGACCTTTCTTTGCTATGGATGGCGCTTAACTTGGCAGAGTGGATCCCACCGCTTCCAAAGACGCCATGGGTATTGGTGGGAAGAGACCAAAACTCCCACCCAAAACTTACACATAATGTTTTGGACGACTACACGCATTACATAGACAATATCCCAGGTTTGGGAAACTACCTTGAGGAATTGATTTACAACGACGAGCACATTTCGTCATTGGCTTTCCACGAGGTTTATGAAAGACTTGTTTTGGTGTTGCTCCATTGTCCTGAACCTGATTCGAGGAAACAAACCAGTCAAAATGGTTCAACGGGAGGTAAAGGAGACGTGGCTAGCAATGATCACCACAACCATCATAACCaccatcattatcatcatcatcatcaacaagatCAACTCAACAAGACGAGACTCCCAGTGACTGGTGGCACCATTGAAGAAAGAGTGTcattcttcatcttttgtTTGCGAAAGTTGCTTCCTGAACTTTCTCAGTATTTCCATGAAGAGCAAATTTTGAGCAAATTTGGATGTCTGGATGATGAGTGGTTGATATGGTGGCTCAAATTCTGTGGCACTAAGGCGTGGTCTAAATTTGATAGAGGCCGGATCTGGGATTTCATGTTAGGGTGGAGATTAAAAAATCCGAAAAAGAATTTCAACTACTATTATGAAAAGCTCAATTACGTCAATAGAGACACGTTGGAGAAACTTGGACCAGACATTTTCTGGACACTCAACTCTGAGAAAACTGAGAGACCCAAGATGAATCCAAGAAATAATTCCTTTAGGGATTTGGTGCATGAGTTGAACTGCAATTTCCATATATCAAGAGCCGATTTCAATCAGCAACTACAATCAGACAGCTCTAAATCAAAGATTGTTAGTCCCGCCTCTGATGCCCCTGCCTTAACTATCCCATTCTCCACCATTGATCCGCATGTTGCACTCATTTTCATCTCGATTTCGTTGCTAAAGTCCAAAGAGAACACATTAGTAGAGTTGGACCAGCATGAAATACGACAGTTCCTATCACGACTTCCATCAAAGTCGTACGAATACAACCACAAACAGAGGAAACGTTTGAACAATAATGGAAATGACCCAAGCTCAGTGCGTAGTAGTAAGCCATCGCTGCCGTCGGAAGAGAAAACCCTTAACACGATTATAATCTCGAATGATGCACAGGACAACAAGCATAAGATCAATTTCATCGATAGTATCATTAATGAAGCGGGCGAAGAGTGGCGCAAATGGCTATGGACCgaatttgttgatgatgggTAA
- the NOP13 gene encoding Nucleolar protein 13 (BUSCO:EOG092645U1), producing the protein MEQENTRPERNKRNADDIEELEIDLKASVPLSKKQKRLVKKGKLEIKEPVSDDEASKQNERQEKSQYGVWIGNLSFDTTKEDLVRFLTAKSSVNEEDITRVNLPKKGNQIKGFSYVDVKNEEQVTSLVELSESFLNGRKLLIKNAKSFEGRPEKTESKLPPSRILFVGNLGFDTTEDNLEEHFRHCGDIARIRMATFQDTGKCKGFAFIDFKKEEGAVAAMNSKLTKMMLNRKLRLEYGEDRSKKRPKSHTNGRPSEFTGGEGEEAARGDLSAPRISKPQYRERGQDRGQDRGQDRGQDRSYENQHERSYDRRQERPRDKPQDRQNKRQKSSIALATAQRASAAIVPSSGKKITFD; encoded by the coding sequence ATGGAGCAGGAAAATACGAGACCAGAGCGTAATAAGCGTAATGCAGATGATATTGAGGAGCTTGAAATAGACTTGAAAGCCTCAGTGCCGCTTtcgaagaaacaaaagcgGTTGGTGAAAAAGGGTAAGCTCGAGATCAAAGAGCCAGTTTCAGATGACGAAGCATCTAAGCAGAACGAGAGACAGGAGAAGTCACAATACGGTGTTTGGATTGGGAATTTGTCTTTTGATACTACGAAAGAAGACTTGGTGCGGTTCTTGACTGCGAAAAGTTCGGTTAACGAAGAGGACATCACTCGAGTGAATTTGCCCAAAAAGGGAAACCAGATCAAAGGTTTTTCTTATGTTGATGTAAAGAATGAAGAGCAAGTCACCTCTCTTGTTGAACTAAGCGAATCTTTTCTTAACGGACGTAAATTGCTTATCAAGAATGCCAAATCGTTTGAAGGCAGACCAGAAAAGACAGAAAGTAAATTACCACCAAGTAGGATTCTTTTCGTTGGGAATCTTGGGTTTGACACTACCGAAGATAATCTTGAAGAGCACTTTAGACACTGTGGGGATATTGCCAGAATCAGAATGGCGACTTTCCAAGATACTGGAAAATGTAAAGGGTTTGCATTTattgatttcaaaaagGAGGAAGGTGCTGTTGCCGCAATGAACTCGAAATTGACCAAGATGATGTTGAATAGAAAGCTTAGATTGGAGTATGGTGAGGATAGATCGAAAAAGAGACCAAAGAGTCATACAAACGGAAGACCTTCAGAGTTTACCGGTGGAGAAGGAGAGGAAGCGGCAAGAGGTGACCTCCTGGCGCCACGGATTAGCAAACCTCAGTATAGAGAGAGGGGTCAAGACAGAGGTCAAGACAGGGGTCAAGACAGGGGCCAAGACAGAAGTTACGAAAACCAACATGAGAGATCTTACGACAGACGCCAAGAAAGACCACGCGATAAACCACAGGATAGACAGAATAAACGTCAAAAGTCTTCAATTGCATTGGCAACTGCTCAAAGAGCAAGTGCAGCTATTGTGCCGTCTTCTGGTAAGAAAATTACATTCGATTAA